The following proteins come from a genomic window of Nicotiana tomentosiformis chromosome 12, ASM39032v3, whole genome shotgun sequence:
- the LOC138903611 gene encoding uncharacterized protein gives MLLQITYQDKATQTEPDNTMENILLAMTTLCKKVESIEEEIQILKKTASGQQHDLKNAEIRRSEVSKIPELEGDVEKHLKTHNSLLNAVAGSSTASSLSAKKKEEIKPRYTNTNMNNLFSKPFIQKNIQNTQKEIFLPPQINTYKESLNQAKKTYNHITRTYIDNIYKIQNFLNKNPRSQTTQNPNEDYITHYLTGYNKLIALPNTNAKLVATCYNYGLLDTVYTQTGQEIATIPEVYRAFMQYKRITKGTLFYIRFYSATAEILYEEIKPIIQVIKIGLTREMLVPKKIEEQEEIEKINIPDFYANKRIIGISTILNELANNYLNQNAIWSYYSREQTMIYSNCREIREPDMEELRQWVLSLLKPEQSTTTRAIRTNFISPELLTRYCKLISHKYPDHICSKCKGEDNIVPDVQLE, from the coding sequence atgttgttgcagattacttatcaagacaaagctacccaaactgaaccagataatacaatggaaaatatactcttagctatgactacactttgtaaaaaagtggaaagcatagaagaagagatacagatattaaagaaaacagctagtggtcagcagcatgacttgaaaaatgcggagataagacgatcggaagtctctaaaattccagagctagaaggtgacgttgagaaacacctaaaaactcataacagtttgttaaatgcagttgcaggaagcagcacagctagcagtttatctgcaaagaaaaaggaagaaattaaacctagatatacaaatacaaatatgaacaatctattttcaaaaccattcatacagaaaaatatccaaaatacccagaaagaaatattcctaccaccacagataaacacctacaaagaaagcctaaaccaagccaaaaagacatacaaccatataacccgtacatatatagacaacatatataaaatacaaaacttcctaaacaaaaatccaagatcccaaactacccaaaatccaaatgaagattatattactcattatctaacaggatataataaactaatagcattaccaaatacaaatgcaaaactagtaGCCACTTGCTACAATTACGGATTACTAGATACAGTATATACACAGACAGGACAAGAAATAGCTACCATACCAGAAGTATACAGAGCATTTATGCAGTACAAAAGAATAACCAAAGGAACACTATTCTATATACGATTCTATTCAGCTACAGCAGAGATACTATATGAAGAAATAAAACCcatcatacaagttatcaagatcggacttacaagGGAAATGCTAGTACCgaaaaaaatagaagaacaagaagagatagaaaaaataaatattccagacttttatgcaaataaaaggattatcggaatatccactatactaaatgaactagcaaacaactacctaaaccagaatgctatttggagttattattcaagagaacagacaatgatatattcaaactgcagagaaatacgagaaccagatatggaagaattaagacaatgggtcttgagtcttttgaagccagaacaatctacaaccacaagagctataaggacaaattttatttctccagaattattaacaagatattgcaagttaatcagtcacaaatatccagatcacatatgctcaaaatgcaaaggagaagataatattgttccagacgtacaactggaataa